A stretch of Faecalibacterium duncaniae DNA encodes these proteins:
- a CDS encoding RsmE family RNA methyltransferase: protein MPHRYFTTEISNGTATLRGADAHHLSRVMRGKLGDTVILCDGNAVEYTATITGFGPETVEFSVEPGYPSAAEPSVEVTLFVGYPKQDKLEQVIRHGVELGCTHFVPFFSRYCVAAPKKEEQKNERYNRIAFEAAKQCGRGVLPDVALPLPNFGALCRSLEGYDLVLFCYELGGAPLRQLLADAKPADGQRLKIALITGAEGGFAAEEAEMAANAGVKTVGLGPRILRCETAPLAVLSAVMTLTGNLE, encoded by the coding sequence ATGCCTCACCGTTATTTTACAACCGAAATCTCCAATGGCACCGCCACCCTGCGGGGGGCCGATGCCCATCATCTTTCCCGCGTGATGCGGGGCAAGCTGGGGGACACTGTCATCTTATGTGACGGCAACGCCGTGGAATACACCGCCACCATTACCGGCTTTGGGCCGGAGACGGTGGAGTTCAGCGTGGAGCCGGGCTATCCCAGCGCCGCCGAGCCCAGCGTGGAAGTGACCCTGTTCGTGGGTTACCCCAAGCAGGACAAGCTGGAACAGGTCATCCGCCACGGCGTGGAGCTGGGCTGCACCCACTTTGTGCCCTTCTTCAGCCGGTACTGCGTGGCCGCCCCCAAAAAGGAGGAGCAGAAAAACGAGCGCTACAACCGCATCGCCTTTGAAGCCGCCAAACAGTGCGGCCGGGGCGTGCTGCCGGATGTCGCCCTGCCCCTGCCCAACTTCGGGGCCCTCTGCCGCAGTCTGGAAGGGTACGATCTCGTGCTTTTCTGCTACGAGCTGGGCGGCGCGCCCCTGCGCCAGCTGCTGGCAGACGCAAAGCCTGCCGACGGCCAGCGGCTGAAGATCGCCCTCATCACCGGTGCCGAGGGCGGCTTTGCCGCAGAAGAGGCTGAAATGGCCGCCAATGCCGGTGTGAAAACGGTCGGCCTCGGCCCCCGCATCCTCCGGTGCGAGACCGCCCCGCTGGCAGTGCTCTCTGCCGTGATGACCCTGACGGGCAACTTGGAGTAA
- the prmA gene encoding 50S ribosomal protein L11 methyltransferase: MEWTDIRLTVAKAVADNAEAVATMIAEGGIYIEDYSDIEQQVAEIAHVDLIEQELLDKPRDTVIIHMYLEPGASPVETLALIQARMEAAGIAYTVETEGVEQEDWQNGWRKYYHPMDIGKRLAIVPSWQEYDTDRVKLILDPGLAFGTGGHETTSLCLEALDERVRGGERVLDIGTGSGILAIAALKLGAGSAEGVDIDPVAVRTAGENAALNGVADKLTVLVGDLSDKASGRYDIITANIVANAIISLAPAVPGLMAENATFIASGIIDSRKDEVIAALEAVGLTVQEVKEKRGWECIVCKKA; encoded by the coding sequence ATGGAATGGACTGATATCCGCCTGACCGTGGCCAAGGCCGTTGCCGACAACGCCGAGGCCGTTGCCACCATGATCGCCGAAGGCGGCATCTATATCGAGGATTACAGCGACATCGAGCAGCAGGTGGCCGAGATCGCCCATGTGGATCTGATCGAGCAGGAGCTGCTGGACAAGCCCCGCGACACTGTGATCATCCACATGTATCTGGAGCCGGGCGCTTCCCCCGTGGAGACGCTGGCCCTCATTCAGGCCCGGATGGAAGCGGCAGGCATCGCCTACACCGTGGAGACCGAGGGCGTGGAGCAGGAAGACTGGCAGAACGGCTGGCGCAAATACTACCACCCCATGGACATTGGCAAACGGCTGGCCATCGTGCCCTCCTGGCAGGAGTACGACACCGACCGCGTCAAGCTGATCCTTGACCCCGGCCTTGCCTTTGGCACCGGCGGCCACGAGACCACCAGCCTCTGCCTGGAAGCGCTGGACGAGCGGGTGCGCGGCGGTGAACGGGTGCTGGACATCGGCACCGGCAGCGGCATCCTTGCCATTGCCGCCCTCAAGCTGGGCGCAGGCAGTGCCGAGGGTGTGGACATCGACCCCGTGGCCGTGCGCACCGCAGGCGAGAATGCCGCCCTGAACGGCGTGGCCGACAAGCTGACCGTTCTGGTGGGCGACCTGTCCGACAAGGCCAGCGGCAGGTACGATATCATCACCGCCAACATCGTGGCAAACGCCATCATCAGTCTTGCCCCCGCCGTGCCCGGCCTGATGGCCGAAAACGCCACCTTTATTGCCAGCGGCATCATCGACAGCCGCAAGGACGAGGTGATCGCCGCTCTGGAAGCCGTCGGCCTGACCGTGCAGGAAGTGAAGGAGAAGCGCGGCTGGGAGTGCATCGTCTGCAAAAAAGCGTAA
- a CDS encoding PTS transporter subunit EIIC, producing the protein MMKYLQKLGKALMLPVAVLPICGILMGLGYALAPGVMGVPGAATSGAAYTVGFLLVKAGGALIDNMAWLFAIGAAVGLADDHDGTAGLAGLVSYLMMQQLLSPGVVSMVRTLEEGTATYIAFQKVAGNSFIGILAAVVGAACYNKFKSTQMPDWLAFFSGKRFVAIATGLISIVVSVALLFVWPVIFDALVAIGRGIAGMDGIGAGIYAFLNRLLIPTGLHHALNNVFWFDTIGLGDLSHFWAGETSADVGWSLGMYMSGFFPCMMFGIAGAALAMVRTAKNKKAAIGLVLSAAICAFVCGVTEPFEFGFMFLCFPLYVVYSALYGIFTIITYYSGFRAGFCFSAGATDLVFSASLPAAAKTWMIIPLGIAAFVVFYFVFYFAITKFDLKTPGREDEDAEEAEKKVVLANNNYTEVAAGVLKAIGGKENVSSVDYCATRLRFTIKDYTAVDEKAVKAAGAAGVIRPDKTTCQVIIGTKVQFVYDELKKML; encoded by the coding sequence ATGATGAAGTATCTCCAGAAACTGGGCAAAGCTTTGATGCTTCCCGTCGCTGTGCTGCCGATCTGCGGCATCCTGATGGGTCTCGGTTATGCTCTGGCCCCGGGTGTCATGGGTGTCCCCGGTGCTGCAACTTCCGGTGCAGCTTACACCGTTGGCTTCCTGCTGGTCAAGGCAGGCGGCGCTCTGATCGATAACATGGCATGGCTGTTCGCCATCGGTGCAGCCGTGGGCCTGGCTGATGACCACGACGGTACCGCTGGTCTGGCTGGCCTGGTCAGCTACCTGATGATGCAGCAGCTGCTGAGCCCCGGCGTGGTCAGCATGGTGCGCACCCTGGAAGAGGGCACCGCTACCTACATCGCTTTCCAGAAGGTGGCCGGCAACTCTTTCATCGGCATCCTGGCCGCTGTGGTGGGTGCAGCCTGCTACAACAAGTTCAAGAGCACTCAGATGCCTGACTGGCTGGCATTCTTCTCCGGCAAGCGCTTCGTTGCAATCGCCACCGGCCTGATCTCCATCGTTGTTTCTGTCGCTCTGCTGTTCGTCTGGCCCGTCATCTTCGATGCACTGGTCGCCATTGGCAGAGGCATCGCAGGCATGGACGGCATCGGCGCTGGCATCTACGCCTTCCTGAACCGTCTGCTGATCCCCACCGGCCTGCACCACGCTCTGAACAACGTGTTCTGGTTCGACACCATCGGCCTGGGCGACCTGTCCCACTTCTGGGCAGGCGAGACCTCTGCTGACGTGGGCTGGAGCCTGGGTATGTACATGTCCGGCTTCTTCCCCTGCATGATGTTCGGTATCGCCGGTGCTGCACTGGCTATGGTCCGTACCGCCAAGAACAAGAAGGCTGCCATCGGTCTGGTTTTGTCCGCTGCTATCTGCGCCTTCGTCTGCGGCGTTACCGAGCCCTTTGAGTTCGGCTTCATGTTCCTGTGCTTCCCGCTGTACGTTGTGTACTCCGCTCTGTACGGCATCTTCACCATCATCACCTACTACTCCGGTTTCCGTGCTGGCTTCTGCTTCTCCGCAGGTGCTACCGACCTGGTGTTCTCCGCTTCTCTGCCTGCAGCTGCTAAGACCTGGATGATCATTCCTCTGGGCATCGCTGCATTCGTGGTGTTCTACTTCGTGTTCTACTTCGCCATCACCAAGTTCGACCTGAAGACCCCCGGCCGTGAGGACGAGGATGCCGAAGAGGCTGAGAAGAAGGTCGTTCTGGCCAACAACAACTACACTGAGGTTGCTGCTGGCGTGCTGAAGGCCATCGGCGGCAAGGAGAACGTCTCCAGCGTGGACTACTGCGCTACCCGCCTGCGCTTCACCATTAAGGACTACACCGCTGTGGATGAGAAGGCTGTGAAGGCTGCCGGTGCTGCCGGTGTCATCCGCCCCGACAAGACCACTTGCCAGGTCATCATCGGCACCAAGGTGCAGTTCGTGTATGATGAGCTGAAGAAGATGCTGTAA
- the nagB gene encoding glucosamine-6-phosphate deaminase translates to MKIIRAKDYKDMSRKAANIISAQVIMKPNCVLGLATGGTPVGAYAQLVDWYNKGDLDFSEVTTVNLDEYRGLPKEHPESYWSFMHKNLFDKVNIRPEAIHLPDGTNPDAADACKKYNEIIHSVGGIDLQLLGLGPNGHIGFNEPGEAFELETHCVDLTPATIEANKRFFDGNEDLVPKQAYTMGIKTIMQARKVLVVANGLAKAKAVKAVVSGPVTPECPGSILQMHPDCILVADEEALSLL, encoded by the coding sequence ATGAAGATCATTCGTGCAAAAGATTACAAGGACATGTCCCGCAAGGCTGCCAACATCATCTCCGCACAGGTCATTATGAAGCCCAACTGCGTGCTGGGTCTGGCGACCGGCGGCACCCCTGTTGGCGCATACGCTCAGCTGGTGGACTGGTACAACAAGGGCGACCTGGATTTCTCTGAGGTCACCACCGTCAATCTGGACGAGTACCGCGGCCTGCCCAAGGAGCATCCCGAAAGCTATTGGAGCTTTATGCACAAGAACCTGTTTGACAAGGTCAACATCCGCCCCGAGGCCATCCATCTGCCCGACGGCACCAACCCCGATGCTGCGGATGCCTGCAAAAAGTACAACGAGATCATCCACAGCGTGGGCGGCATCGACCTGCAGCTGCTGGGCCTTGGCCCCAACGGCCACATCGGCTTCAACGAGCCGGGCGAGGCCTTTGAGCTGGAGACCCACTGCGTGGATCTGACCCCTGCCACCATCGAGGCCAACAAGCGCTTCTTTGACGGCAACGAGGATCTGGTGCCCAAGCAGGCCTACACCATGGGCATCAAGACCATCATGCAGGCCCGCAAGGTGCTGGTGGTGGCCAACGGTCTGGCAAAGGCAAAGGCAGTCAAGGCGGTCGTCTCCGGCCCTGTGACCCCCGAGTGCCCGGGCTCCATCCTGCAGATGCACCCCGACTGCATCCTTGTGGCCGATGAGGAAGCACTGAGCCTGCTGTAA
- the nagA gene encoding N-acetylglucosamine-6-phosphate deacetylase → MIIKNALIYTPRHTFEEGSLTIREGRIVPFAQPEEGEEIVDAKGAYALPGLVDIHFHGAMGKDFCDGNEEAIQTLADFEAGKGVLAICPATMTFSEEILNGVMDAAAAHQNGRGADLVGINMEGPFISPNKVGAQNPEYLHKADVAMFRRLQKRANGLIKLVDIAPEEPGALEFIAACHDEVRISIAHTCTSYDTANAAFDAGATHMTHLYNAMPGITHREPGPIIAALERGAEVELITDNVHIHPAMVRFTFNTFGDDHVILIADSMMACGLPDGQYSLGGQAVTVSGPRATLTEHPGTIAGSATCLYDCMKRAVLEMNVPLESAVRAASENPAKSIGIDNDYGSLAAGRYGNVILADKELNIQAVYQKGTRIV, encoded by the coding sequence ATGATCATCAAAAATGCTCTGATTTATACCCCCCGCCACACCTTTGAGGAGGGGAGCCTGACCATCCGGGAGGGGCGCATCGTGCCCTTTGCACAGCCGGAGGAAGGCGAAGAAATCGTGGATGCCAAGGGCGCTTACGCTCTGCCAGGCCTTGTGGATATCCACTTCCATGGTGCCATGGGCAAGGATTTCTGTGACGGCAATGAAGAAGCCATCCAGACCCTGGCCGATTTTGAGGCCGGTAAGGGCGTGCTGGCCATCTGCCCCGCCACTATGACTTTCTCAGAAGAGATACTGAACGGCGTGATGGATGCCGCCGCCGCCCATCAAAACGGCAGAGGCGCAGACCTTGTGGGCATCAACATGGAGGGCCCCTTCATCAGCCCCAACAAGGTGGGTGCCCAGAACCCGGAGTATCTCCACAAGGCGGATGTTGCAATGTTCCGCCGCCTGCAGAAGCGGGCAAACGGCCTGATCAAGCTGGTGGATATCGCCCCGGAGGAGCCGGGTGCGCTGGAGTTCATTGCCGCCTGCCATGACGAGGTGCGCATCTCCATTGCCCACACCTGCACCAGCTACGACACCGCCAACGCCGCCTTTGACGCAGGCGCGACCCACATGACCCACCTGTACAACGCCATGCCCGGCATCACCCACCGGGAGCCCGGCCCCATCATTGCGGCGCTGGAACGGGGCGCGGAGGTGGAGCTCATCACCGACAACGTTCACATCCACCCGGCCATGGTGCGGTTCACCTTCAACACCTTCGGGGATGACCATGTCATCCTGATCGCCGACAGCATGATGGCCTGCGGCCTGCCCGACGGCCAGTACAGCCTGGGCGGTCAGGCGGTCACGGTCAGCGGCCCCCGCGCCACCCTGACCGAGCACCCCGGCACCATTGCGGGCAGTGCCACCTGCCTGTACGACTGCATGAAGCGTGCCGTGCTGGAGATGAACGTCCCGCTGGAAAGCGCTGTCCGCGCCGCCAGCGAAAACCCCGCCAAGAGCATTGGCATCGACAATGATTACGGCAGTCTGGCTGCAGGCCGTTACGGCAATGTGATCCTGGCAGACAAGGAACTGAATATTCAGGCTGTCTACCAGAAAGGAACCCGTATCGTATGA
- a CDS encoding GNAT family N-acetyltransferase gives MNPENLTWRLLTAEELTNVYLNEMRRDFPAGELKPLSMILNSEAAGTAHTWGVYEDDALVAYLLMVRPVGCEVSQLDYFAVLPQYRAGGIGAALLAALPDHEKGAQAILIEAECPEKAEDEAMAVRRLGFYARCGAKDTGWTERLFDAWFRVLVLPCCGGKVRSPEEAVRQLADCYRRTMGEPQWRRNVTFYRPDGVEVEL, from the coding sequence ATGAACCCCGAGAACCTGACCTGGCGGCTGCTGACCGCCGAAGAGCTGACGAACGTTTACCTGAACGAGATGCGCCGGGATTTTCCTGCCGGAGAGCTGAAGCCCCTGAGCATGATCCTGAACAGCGAGGCCGCCGGTACCGCCCACACCTGGGGCGTGTATGAGGACGACGCGCTGGTGGCGTATCTGTTGATGGTGCGGCCCGTGGGCTGTGAGGTGAGCCAGCTGGACTACTTTGCCGTTCTGCCCCAGTATCGGGCCGGCGGCATCGGAGCCGCTCTGCTGGCCGCCCTGCCTGACCACGAGAAGGGCGCGCAGGCCATCCTCATTGAAGCGGAGTGCCCCGAAAAAGCCGAGGACGAGGCCATGGCTGTGCGCCGCCTGGGCTTTTACGCCCGGTGCGGGGCCAAGGACACCGGCTGGACAGAGCGTCTCTTTGATGCCTGGTTCCGAGTGCTGGTGCTCCCCTGCTGCGGCGGAAAGGTGCGCAGCCCCGAGGAAGCCGTGCGGCAGCTGGCAGACTGCTACCGCCGCACCATGGGCGAGCCCCAGTGGCGCAGGAACGTCACCTTCTACCGCCCCGATGGCGTGGAAGTCGAGCTTTAA
- a CDS encoding twin-arginine translocation signal domain-containing protein, with product MRNVFSRRDFLKASAAAVLAASAAGVLTGCDGGGSEIPSATIGLGEFEVTMTGNMTITGDEVVGNENANGYLCKPNVRIRYNGAASEIKYNFAGVFVAKIDKTALELTNGKEEISSKLTKTYVPQFRAKASGYGSFKQGVPFKLYVTLQGRTAEFALTSDGKVTVSAVDKV from the coding sequence ATGCGCAATGTTTTTTCCCGCCGTGATTTTCTGAAAGCATCTGCCGCCGCTGTGCTGGCCGCTTCTGCCGCTGGTGTCCTCACCGGCTGCGATGGGGGCGGCAGCGAGATCCCGTCCGCAACCATCGGGCTGGGTGAGTTTGAAGTGACCATGACCGGCAACATGACCATCACTGGTGATGAGGTCGTGGGCAATGAGAACGCCAACGGCTACCTTTGCAAACCCAATGTGCGGATTCGGTACAATGGTGCAGCCAGCGAGATCAAATACAATTTTGCCGGTGTCTTTGTGGCAAAAATTGATAAGACCGCGCTGGAACTGACCAATGGAAAAGAGGAAATCTCCTCTAAACTGACAAAGACTTATGTGCCGCAGTTCCGTGCAAAGGCCAGTGGGTACGGTTCTTTTAAGCAGGGCGTACCCTTCAAGCTGTATGTGACCCTGCAAGGCAGGACAGCTGAGTTTGCTCTGACGAGTGACGGCAAAGTGACAGTCTCCGCTGTCGATAAAGTCTAA
- a CDS encoding phosphate ABC transporter substrate-binding protein, translated as MKKITRRSFLTVCGAVAAAAALTACGGSASSAAASSASAAAGSTASSTAAALSGNVATGGSTSMKNVIAALTEGFAEVEPGVTVSYDPTGSGAGITGATDKTLDIGLSSRALKDDEKADVEGTTIALDGIAIIVNNASKVEDLTVDQLKQMFTGEITNWSEVGGDDGEIVLIGREAGSGTRDGFESIVDVKDSCKYAQELTATGAVISAVEANPLAIGYASLSAVGDTVKMVTVGGVECSEETVKDGSYEVQRPFVFVTNKSVTLSEQAQAFFDFATSADAADLIRTAGAVPVNE; from the coding sequence ATGAAAAAGATCACGCGTCGTTCGTTTCTCACTGTCTGCGGTGCAGTTGCTGCCGCTGCTGCCCTGACCGCCTGCGGCGGTTCTGCTTCCTCTGCTGCAGCTTCTTCTGCCTCTGCCGCTGCAGGCTCCACTGCTTCTTCCACCGCTGCTGCCCTGTCCGGCAACGTTGCTACCGGTGGTTCCACCTCCATGAAGAACGTCATCGCTGCCCTGACCGAAGGCTTTGCTGAGGTTGAGCCGGGTGTCACCGTCAGCTACGACCCCACCGGTTCCGGCGCAGGCATCACCGGTGCTACCGATAAGACCCTGGACATCGGCCTGTCCTCTCGTGCCCTGAAGGACGACGAGAAGGCTGACGTGGAGGGCACCACCATCGCTCTGGATGGCATTGCCATCATCGTAAACAATGCAAGCAAGGTGGAGGACCTGACTGTTGACCAGCTCAAACAGATGTTTACCGGCGAGATCACCAACTGGTCTGAGGTCGGCGGCGACGACGGCGAGATTGTTCTGATCGGCCGTGAGGCTGGCTCCGGCACCCGTGATGGCTTTGAGAGCATCGTGGATGTCAAGGACAGCTGCAAGTACGCGCAGGAGCTGACCGCTACCGGCGCTGTCATCAGCGCTGTGGAGGCCAACCCTCTGGCCATCGGCTACGCTTCCCTGTCCGCTGTGGGCGACACCGTGAAGATGGTCACCGTTGGCGGTGTGGAGTGCAGCGAGGAGACCGTCAAGGACGGCAGCTACGAGGTGCAGCGTCCCTTCGTGTTCGTCACCAACAAGTCTGTCACCCTGTCTGAGCAGGCACAGGCTTTCTTCGACTTTGCCACCAGTGCCGATGCTGCTGACCTGATCCGCACTGCCGGTGCTGTTCCTGTGAATGAGTAA
- the pstC gene encoding phosphate ABC transporter permease subunit PstC: protein MNNKKISLPRTPAEWLEAVMNFIFFLCGILAVGCVLLISVYMVLSGVPAIQKIGLFRFLFGTRWASTAADPAYGILPFILSSVYGTLGATVIGVPIGLLTAVFLSKAAGPKVRTVVVTAIELLSGIPSVVFGLLGMQVLVPAVARTFGKASGACLLSGIVVLAVMILPSIVSVSVTALNAVPPEYEQGSLALGATDAETWFKVSVPAARSGIAAGIVLGIGRAIGEAMAVMMVAGNSPNMPDSLFRSVTFLTTAIAKEMSYASGLQKQALFSIALVLFVFIMGINILLNVVLKGGKRDE from the coding sequence ATGAACAACAAAAAGATTTCTCTCCCCAGAACCCCTGCTGAGTGGCTGGAAGCGGTGATGAACTTCATCTTCTTCCTCTGCGGCATTCTGGCGGTGGGCTGTGTGCTCCTGATCTCGGTGTACATGGTCCTCTCCGGTGTGCCTGCCATCCAGAAGATCGGGCTGTTCCGGTTCCTGTTCGGCACCCGGTGGGCTTCCACCGCTGCCGACCCGGCCTACGGCATCCTGCCCTTCATCCTGTCCAGCGTTTACGGCACGCTGGGTGCCACCGTGATCGGTGTGCCCATCGGCCTGCTGACGGCGGTGTTCCTCTCCAAGGCCGCAGGCCCGAAGGTGCGCACCGTGGTCGTGACCGCCATTGAGCTGCTGAGCGGCATCCCCAGCGTGGTGTTCGGCCTGCTGGGCATGCAGGTGCTGGTGCCCGCCGTGGCCAGGACCTTTGGCAAGGCCTCCGGTGCCTGCCTGCTGAGCGGCATCGTGGTGCTGGCGGTGATGATCCTGCCCAGCATCGTGTCGGTGTCGGTCACAGCGCTCAACGCTGTGCCGCCGGAGTATGAGCAGGGCAGCCTGGCTCTGGGCGCAACGGATGCCGAGACCTGGTTCAAGGTCAGCGTCCCCGCTGCCAGGAGCGGCATTGCAGCCGGTATCGTGCTGGGCATCGGCCGCGCCATCGGCGAGGCCATGGCCGTGATGATGGTGGCTGGCAACAGCCCCAACATGCCGGACAGCCTGTTCCGCAGCGTCACCTTCCTGACCACCGCCATTGCCAAGGAGATGAGCTACGCCAGCGGCCTGCAGAAACAGGCGCTGTTCAGCATTGCGCTGGTGCTGTTCGTCTTTATCATGGGCATCAATATCCTGCTCAATGTGGTGTTGAAGGGAGGAAAGCGCGATGAATAA
- the pstA gene encoding phosphate ABC transporter permease PstA: MNNSASASRRTWNRVMNALVWASAVLVIVLVAGILGMVLVRGIPHISWKFLTTTASVLKGTDGILPAILNTLYVILLTLLIVLPLGVGAAVYLTEYAQNRKVISMIEFTNETLAGIPSIIYGLVGMLVFAQTLGFQTCLLSGSLTLVIMNLPTIIRTTQESLKTVPQGYREGALGLGAGKWHIIRTIVLPCSIDGIVTGCILAVGRIVGESAALLFTAGAAEVIANGVLKAYTSNGATLSVLLYLRAFEDGDFDSAWAIGAVLLVLVLAINLAARLAKTKLKQKQ; encoded by the coding sequence ATGAATAACAGTGCTTCTGCCTCCCGCCGCACCTGGAACCGCGTGATGAACGCTCTGGTCTGGGCTTCGGCTGTGCTGGTCATCGTACTGGTGGCGGGCATTCTGGGCATGGTGCTGGTGCGCGGCATCCCGCACATCAGCTGGAAATTCCTGACCACCACCGCCAGTGTGCTGAAGGGCACGGACGGCATCCTGCCTGCGATCCTCAACACGCTGTATGTCATCCTGCTGACGCTTTTGATCGTACTGCCGCTGGGTGTGGGCGCGGCCGTTTACCTGACCGAGTACGCCCAGAACCGCAAGGTCATCTCGATGATCGAGTTCACCAACGAGACGCTGGCAGGCATCCCCAGTATCATTTACGGTCTGGTGGGTATGCTGGTGTTCGCCCAGACGCTGGGCTTTCAGACCTGCCTGCTCTCCGGCAGCCTGACGCTGGTGATCATGAACCTGCCCACCATCATCCGCACCACCCAGGAATCCCTGAAAACGGTGCCCCAGGGCTACCGTGAGGGTGCGCTGGGTCTGGGTGCGGGCAAGTGGCACATCATCCGCACCATCGTGCTGCCCTGCAGCATCGACGGCATCGTGACCGGCTGCATCCTGGCCGTGGGCCGCATCGTGGGCGAAAGCGCCGCGCTGCTCTTCACCGCCGGTGCCGCCGAGGTCATTGCCAACGGCGTGCTCAAGGCCTACACCTCCAACGGTGCCACCCTGTCGGTGCTGCTCTACCTCCGTGCCTTTGAGGACGGCGATTTCGACTCCGCCTGGGCCATTGGTGCAGTGCTGTTGGTGCTGGTGCTTGCCATCAATCTGGCAGCCCGGCTGGCCAAAACCAAACTGAAACAGAAGCAGTAA
- the pstB gene encoding phosphate ABC transporter ATP-binding protein PstB, with translation MENVSPIITAKNLNLWYGDFKALKDISLDMGEREITALIGPSGCGKSTFLKTLNRMNDLVPGIRIEGDVRLKGQDIFAREMQPTELRRRVGMVFQKANPFPMSIYDNITYGPRLHGVHNKAELDELVESSLKGAALWNEVKDRLKKSALGLSGGQQQRLCIARALAVKPEVLLMDEPTSALDPGSTMKVEELMSELKKNYTVVIVTHNMQQAARISDRTAFFLLGELVEAGPTAQIFSTPQDKRTEDYISGRFG, from the coding sequence ATGGAAAACGTATCACCCATTATCACAGCCAAAAACCTGAACCTCTGGTACGGGGATTTCAAGGCGCTGAAAGATATTTCGCTGGACATGGGCGAGCGGGAGATCACGGCCCTGATCGGCCCCTCCGGCTGCGGCAAGTCCACCTTCCTGAAGACCCTGAACCGGATGAACGACCTTGTGCCCGGGATCCGCATCGAGGGTGATGTCCGCCTGAAAGGACAGGACATCTTTGCCCGCGAGATGCAGCCTACTGAGCTGCGCCGCCGGGTGGGCATGGTGTTCCAGAAGGCCAACCCCTTCCCCATGAGCATCTACGATAACATCACCTACGGCCCCAGGCTGCACGGTGTGCACAACAAGGCAGAGCTGGACGAGCTGGTGGAAAGCTCCCTGAAGGGTGCCGCCCTCTGGAACGAGGTCAAGGACCGCCTGAAAAAGAGCGCTCTGGGCCTTTCCGGCGGCCAGCAGCAGCGCCTGTGCATTGCCCGCGCCCTGGCTGTCAAGCCCGAAGTCCTGCTGATGGATGAGCCCACCAGCGCCCTGGACCCCGGCTCCACCATGAAGGTGGAAGAGCTGATGAGCGAGCTGAAAAAGAACTACACCGTGGTCATCGTGACCCATAACATGCAGCAGGCAGCCCGTATCAGCGACCGCACCGCCTTCTTCCTGCTGGGCGAGCTGGTGGAAGCCGGCCCCACGGCGCAGATCTTCAGCACCCCGCAGGATAAGCGCACCGAGGATTACATTTCGGGCCGGTTCGGCTAA
- a CDS encoding phosphate signaling complex PhoU family protein has protein sequence MSNRTQYENDLAALKTALTEMGQSAADAVEAAMEALCTADAEAAAAVAQGDGRINNMERDIEHRCMTLLLRQQPVAGDLRRISTTMKVVTDVERIGDHASDIAEIIPHLVTVRKEGDPAVS, from the coding sequence ATGAGCAACCGCACACAATACGAAAACGACCTTGCTGCCCTGAAAACGGCCCTGACCGAGATGGGTCAGAGCGCTGCCGATGCCGTGGAAGCTGCAATGGAAGCCCTCTGCACCGCCGATGCCGAGGCTGCCGCCGCCGTGGCGCAGGGCGATGGCCGCATCAACAACATGGAGCGGGACATTGAGCACCGCTGCATGACCCTGCTGCTCCGCCAGCAGCCGGTGGCAGGCGACCTGCGCCGCATCTCCACCACCATGAAGGTGGTCACGGATGTGGAGCGCATCGGCGACCATGCCTCCGATATCGCGGAGATCATCCCCCATCTGGTCACTGTCCGCAAGGAGGGCGACCCTGCTGTGAGCTAG
- a CDS encoding phosphate signaling complex PhoU family protein, whose product MGQKAHKMILDALNALTSENEQAALRVIAADDEVDYDFNAIKHTLAQEIAADPGKVDAALDLLMVIKYLERIGDHAVNLAEWVEFVRSGRYHNENMF is encoded by the coding sequence ATGGGCCAGAAGGCGCACAAGATGATCCTGGATGCCCTGAATGCCCTGACCTCTGAGAACGAGCAGGCCGCCCTCAGGGTCATTGCCGCCGACGATGAGGTGGACTACGATTTCAACGCCATCAAGCATACGCTGGCGCAGGAGATCGCCGCCGACCCCGGCAAGGTGGATGCCGCCCTGGATCTGCTCATGGTCATCAAGTACCTGGAGCGCATCGGCGACCACGCCGTAAACCTGGCCGAGTGGGTGGAGTTCGTCCGCAGCGGGCGTTATCATAACGAAAATATGTTCTGA